Genomic window (Jatrophihabitans sp.):
CCACCGACGAGCTGCGGACGGTGGCGCGCGAGGTCGCCAGCGGTGAGCGCGAGCGCGCCGAGCTGATCGTGCAGGCCGTCGACCGGCGCGGCCGGCCGGTGTCGCTGCGGGTCACCGTGACCACCCTGGCCGGCCCCGGTCCCCAGCGCGGCGGCAATGACGGTGCCCTGCTGTTGATGGAGAGCGCCAGCCAGTTGGGCGAGTCCGGACCGTCGGCGGGCTGACCAAGTAACCGGTTGAGCGACCGGCAAGGCGATGTTAGGTTTGGCCGTTCTGAGCCAGTAGGACTGGGCCTCGTCGCCGGACGCGTCCAGCCCTGTATAACTTTAATCCCACACTCGCGGCGGTTGAGAAACAGCTGTCCGCGGGCAGGGCAGTACCGCACGGGGACGTCATGACATCGCCATCCGAACTCTCGGAGTTCCTTGCTCGGCTGAGCGAGAAGCACTCCCGGCTCACCGCGATGGCTGCTTCAGAGGGAAGCGCCGAGGTCAGCGAGCTGATGGCCGAGGTGGCCGACCTGGGTGAGCAGTTGCTGGTGGCCGATGAGGAGCTTCGCGCCCAGCACGAGCAGCTGGCCGAGTCGCGCTCGAAGCTCGAAGCGCTGAACGCTCGCAACGAGCAACTGTTCGACGCCTCACCGCAGGCCCTGGTGATCACCGACGCCTACGGCATCGTGCTGGACCTCAACCGGGCCGCCTCGACGCTGCTGGCCGGCCTGGACGGCTCCAACAGCCGGCGTCCGATCACCTCGCTGTTCCAGTCCGAACACCGGCGCTTGATCCGCGCGATGATCACCGGCGCCCGGGTCGAGCAGTCCCCGCAGCAGGGCGAGGTGGAGCTGGCCGGCGACGGAGAAGGCATCGGCGTCTCGGTGCGGGTTCAGGCCTTTCAGCACTCGCTGACCGATCAGCACCTGCTGCGCTGGGAGCTCACCCTCGCCGCGCCTGCGCTGGCAGTGGTCACCTCGCTGCCCGACCGGGTCACCTCGCTGCCCGACCGGGTCACCCGCGCCGCCCAGGACACCGGCAGGGACGCGGGCAGCGACACCGGCAGGGACGCGGGCAGCGACACCGGCAGCGGCGCCGCGGAGCTGTTCCCCGGCAGCGGCGCCGCGGAGCTGTTCCCCGGCGATGACGAGACCATGACGATGCTGCGCCAGTTCGACTGGGCGGCCAGCCCGCTCGGCCCGGTGCGGCAGTGGCCCGCGGAGTTGCGGGCGGCGGTGCGCACCGTGCTGGCGTCCAAGGCGCCGATGCTGATCTGGTGGGGCCCGCAGCTGATCCAGCTCTACAACGACGCCTACCGCCCGTTGCTCGGCGACAAGCACCCGGCCGCTCTCGGCCAGCCGGCTGCCGAGTGCTGGGCCGAGATCTGGCCCGCGGTCGGCGCCCGGGCGATGAGCGTGCTGGCCGGTGACGGGGCCAGCTACTTCGAGAACGAACTGCTGTTCCTCCAGCGCGCCGGCTACCAGGAGGAGACCTACTGGACCTACTCCTACAGCCCGATCAGCGGCGACTCCGGCCAGGTGCTGGGGGTCCTCGTCGTCGTCAGCGAGGTGACCCACCAGCAGGTGGCGAACCGGTGGATGCAGACGATCCGCGAGCTCGGAGCGCTGTCGGTGACCGCGCCGGAGACACCTGACGATGTCTGCGAGCAGGCGCTGCAGGTGCTGGCGAGCAACCGCGCGAGCATCCCGTTCGCGGCTGTCTACGCCCTTGCCGAGGACGGTCGGGCCACGCTGCGGGGATGCTACGGCCTGTCTCCCGACAGCGCCCCGCTGCCGGCCGAGCTGCCGGCCGCGGACGCCTCGGCACCGCTCGGCCGGGTGCTCAGCACCGGGGTAGCCGAATTCAGCGACCCGGCCGGCGTGGCGCCGGGCCTGGTGTTGCAGTCCTCGCCACTGGGTCCCGCCGTTCCCGACACCGTCTGGGTGCAACCCGTCTGGCTCAGCGGGCGTGCGCAGCCGCACGCGGTGCTGGTGATGGGGGCCAATCCCTACCGCGCCCCCGACGAGGCCTTCCTGCGGTTCCTGGATCTGGCCGCCCGCCAGTTCGGTATAGAGCTCAGCGACGCGATGGCCTATGCCGGCGAGCACCGTCGAGCCGAGGCCTTCGCCCAGCTGGACCAGGCCAAGACCCGGTTCTTCGAGAACATCAGCCACGAGTTCCGTACACCGCTCACGCTGATGATGGGCCCGATCCAGGCCTTGCTCGACGATCCGGACGTCAACCTGCCGCCGGACCGCCGGGCCGATGTGGCCTCGGCGCGGCGGGCGGTGCTGCGCCTGAGCAGGCTGGTGGACACGCTGCTCGAGTTCGCGCGGGCCGAGGCCGACGAGCTGCACGCCAACCTCGAGTTGACCGACCTGGCGCAGTTGAGCACCGACGTGGCCAGCATGTTCCGCTCAGTGGTGGAAGAGGCCGGTCTGAAGCTGGTGGTGGACACCGCCGCGGTGTCCGAACCGATCGCCGTCGACCCCGAGATGGTCAACAAGATCCTGCTGAACCTGCTGTCCAACGCGGTGAAGTTCACCCGGCGGGGCACCATCCACCTCCGGCTGGAAGAAGGCGGCGACGAGGTCCGCTTGACGGTCACCGACACCGGTCTCGGGATCTCGGCAGAGGAGTTGCCGCGGGTCTTCGAGCGGTTCCACCAGGTGCCCGTTCGGGGCGCGCGCAGCCGTGAGGGGGCCGGCATCGGCCTGTCCCTGGTGAGTGACCTGGCTCGCGCGCACGGTGGCGAGGTGAGCGTGCGCAGCGAGCTGGGCAGCGGCAGCGAGTTCACCGTGCGGCTCCCCCGGGTCGCGGTCGGGCCGCATCGGGAACCGGTCGCCGGTGGCATCTCCACCGTCGCGCCGGCCTTCATCGCCGAGGCGCACACCTGGTCGGCCACCCAGAGCGAACCCGCTCCGACCGAGCCCGCCCGGCAGTCCGAGCCGGCTGACCCCACTGTGCTGCCGGCCGGCCGGATCCTGCTGGTCGAGGACAACGTCGACATGCGTGACTACCTCAGCCGGTTGCTGCGCGCCGACGGCTGGCAGGTCGAGGCAGTCGGCTCGGTGGACGAGGCACTCGCCGCCGGGGCGGTGCCGGACCTGGTGCTCTCCGATGTGATGCTGCCCGACCGCAGCGGCGTCGAGCTGATCAAGCTGATGCGCGCCAACCCGATGCTGATGCGGATTCCGGCGATCCTGCTCACTGCCCGGGCCGGAGCCGAGTCGGCTGCCGAGGGGCTGCGAGCCGGCGCCGATGACTACATCGTCAAGCCGTTCGCCGCCCCCGAGCTGCTGGCCCGGGTCCGCACCCATTACGAGCTGGCCAAGCTCCGGGAGTACGCGCTCAACCGGGCCGAGGACAAGGTCGCCAACCTGGAGCGGGCGCTGGCCAGCAACCGGCAGATCGGCGCCGCGATGGGCATCCTGATGACCAGGTTGAAGCTGACCGATGAGCAGGCTTTCGACTTGCTGCGCAAGACAAGTCAGAACCGGCACCGCAAGCTGCGTGATATCGCCGAAGAGGTGACGATCACCGGAGAGCTGCCGTCGCACCTGTCGGGGTAGCGGCTGCGATCGCTGCCACCGCACCTGTCGGGGTAGCGGCTGCGACCCGCTCAGCCGGCCAGGCTCTGCCTGGACCGGGCAAGCCGTGACCCGGCCTGCCGTGACCTGGCCTGCCCGGCTGCGCGGGTCGTCCCGGCGCCCAGCACCACCGACGTCTCGGTGGCCAGCAACGGCTCGGCGAACATCCGTAGCACCGACATGACGTGGGCGTTGGCATTGGTGAGCACTAGCCGGCCACCGCTGACCGTCAGCAGCTCGCGCACTCTGAGCAGGGCGTTCACCCCGTCCATGTCAAGGGATTGCAGGTCTGCCAGATCCAGGCGCAGTCGCCGGGTGCCGCCGTTGACACAGCTGCGGGTGAAGTTCTCGAAGCCGGGGCACACCGAGCCGAGCAGGTGGCCCGCGAGAAAGAAGATTGCCCTTTCGGGATCGACGCCTCCGACTCGGAGCGCGAACTCCAGTCTCGCGTCGTCGCGGTCAGGTGCTAAGAAGTCGGTGGGCATCTAACGCCTCCGGGATGACCCCCAGCAAGGCTGGGAGGCCGGCGGCTGCAGTTCCAACCCTTCGTCAACAGTAGCCGTCATCCAGTGGATTTCACACCGAAATCCCGCAAGGGAAGGCCCATGAGGGCGGTGTCGCCGGTGTGCCACACGAGAAGATCACGCGGTCGATAGTTGTGCGATTCGGCGAAACTGGCAGCCGGTGCTGTCGTGCCGTACCGTCTACCTCAGAATTGGGTCGGCCCAGCAGGTGGTTTCGCCAGTTCAGCTCAACCGCCGGAGCGCTCAGCCATGACTTCGACCCTTCCTGCTCGCACTGCCCGCAAGTCGACCCGCAAGTCCGCCGGCGTGGCGCCGCCCGCTGCCGAGTCCGTCCCAGCCCCGACCGCCACTGCTGATGCCGTCGAGCACGCGATCCGCGTCCGGCTGGACGACCTCAAGGCCCAGTGCGCCGAAGCGCTGGCCCAGTACACTCCGCCTGGCTCGTGCGGTGACGCCGCCGATCGGTGCGCCAACGTCGAGCTCGCGATCACCATCGAAGACCTGCAGGCCCGGATCACCGAGCTGGAGCTGATGCTGCAGGCGCCCAAGAGCCTGCGGCAGCCACGCCGCGCCGGCCGCAAGAGCCGGCCGGCCGGCTCCGTCCAGGTCGGCAGCCAGGTGCAGCTCAGCTTCGACGGCGGCCGCAGCCGCGAGACGTTCGTCCTGCTGCCGCACGAACTCGCCCTCGGCGACGACGAGGTGGTCACGCCCAACAGCCCGCTCGGGCAGGCGCTGCAGGGCGCGGTGCCCGGTGTCCAGGTCAGCTACCGGGCCGCCAACCGCACCACCATCACCGTGGAAGTCATCGCGGTCGACGGCCAGGAATTCACACCCCAGTCGGCCAAGTCGGCCTGAGCGAGGCGGTTCGCCGGCTGGTCAGCGTGGCCAGCCGGGCTCTCGCCGGGAGTTGATCACCAGGTTCTGCACGAAGGTGTCCGGCGGCAGCGTCAGCATGAATTCGACCGCGCTGGCGACGGTGTCCGGGTCCATCATCACCTCTTGGGACAGCTGCCACTGATCCATCATCGGGGTGTTCATGGCGCTGGGCATCAAGCCGTGGATCCGAGCCGGCCAGCGGTACTCGTAGGCCTCGCGCTGCATGATCTTGGTGAGCATCGCCAGCGCGGCCTTGGAGCTGTTGTAGGCCGCCGCGTCCGCGCCGACGGTGATCGCCGAGATCGAGATGACGTTGACCACGTCAGCGGGATAGCGGCGTTCCTCGGCGCCGAGGGTCTTGAGGAACTGTCGGGTGGTGTACAGCGGGCCGGACTGGTTGACGGCCAGCACGTCCTGCCACTGCTGGTCCGAGATATCGAGGATGCCGGCGCCCCGGTCGGTTCCGGCATTGTTGACCAGGGCGTCGAAGCGCTCGCCGAACCGGGCCGCGGTGGTGTCGATCGCCTCGGCGACACTGGCCGGATCGGTCACGTCCAGCAAGCAGGACGAGGCACTGCCCCCGGCGTCAGACACCAGCCGGACGGTTTCCTCAGCGCCCTTGAGATCGACGTCGGCGACCACCGGATGCGCTCCCCCGGCAGCCAGCCGTCGCGAGATCGCCCGTCCGAGGCCGCTACCACCGCCGGTGATCAGAACCGCGCGTTGCTCTAGTGTGCGCATGTCGACTCCTCATCCTCAGGGCTCATTGACTGACTGAACATCGCGGGCCGGTCGCCGGGCAGCCGCTCGACCGCGTCCAGCACCTCCTCGACGGTGATCGCCAGCAAGGCCGGATCCACCTGCTGGCCGTGCGGGTCACCGGTCCCGTCGCCGTGCCACAGCACCCGGTGCGGGCCGCCCGCGGGTGGCCCCCAGCTCGCCGGTGACACCGGCCCGAAGAGCAGCACCGACGGGGTGCGGTAATTCGAGGCGACGTGGGCCACCCCGGTGTCGCCGCAGATCAGCAGTCGGGCGCGCCCGATCAGCGACACCAGCTCCGGCAAGGACAACCCCAGCAGTGCCGGCGCCTGCGCCTGCTCGGCCA
Coding sequences:
- a CDS encoding ATP-binding protein, translating into MTSPSELSEFLARLSEKHSRLTAMAASEGSAEVSELMAEVADLGEQLLVADEELRAQHEQLAESRSKLEALNARNEQLFDASPQALVITDAYGIVLDLNRAASTLLAGLDGSNSRRPITSLFQSEHRRLIRAMITGARVEQSPQQGEVELAGDGEGIGVSVRVQAFQHSLTDQHLLRWELTLAAPALAVVTSLPDRVTSLPDRVTRAAQDTGRDAGSDTGRDAGSDTGSGAAELFPGSGAAELFPGDDETMTMLRQFDWAASPLGPVRQWPAELRAAVRTVLASKAPMLIWWGPQLIQLYNDAYRPLLGDKHPAALGQPAAECWAEIWPAVGARAMSVLAGDGASYFENELLFLQRAGYQEETYWTYSYSPISGDSGQVLGVLVVVSEVTHQQVANRWMQTIRELGALSVTAPETPDDVCEQALQVLASNRASIPFAAVYALAEDGRATLRGCYGLSPDSAPLPAELPAADASAPLGRVLSTGVAEFSDPAGVAPGLVLQSSPLGPAVPDTVWVQPVWLSGRAQPHAVLVMGANPYRAPDEAFLRFLDLAARQFGIELSDAMAYAGEHRRAEAFAQLDQAKTRFFENISHEFRTPLTLMMGPIQALLDDPDVNLPPDRRADVASARRAVLRLSRLVDTLLEFARAEADELHANLELTDLAQLSTDVASMFRSVVEEAGLKLVVDTAAVSEPIAVDPEMVNKILLNLLSNAVKFTRRGTIHLRLEEGGDEVRLTVTDTGLGISAEELPRVFERFHQVPVRGARSREGAGIGLSLVSDLARAHGGEVSVRSELGSGSEFTVRLPRVAVGPHREPVAGGISTVAPAFIAEAHTWSATQSEPAPTEPARQSEPADPTVLPAGRILLVEDNVDMRDYLSRLLRADGWQVEAVGSVDEALAAGAVPDLVLSDVMLPDRSGVELIKLMRANPMLMRIPAILLTARAGAESAAEGLRAGADDYIVKPFAAPELLARVRTHYELAKLREYALNRAEDKVANLERALASNRQIGAAMGILMTRLKLTDEQAFDLLRKTSQNRHRKLRDIAEEVTITGELPSHLSG
- a CDS encoding STAS domain-containing protein; amino-acid sequence: MPTDFLAPDRDDARLEFALRVGGVDPERAIFFLAGHLLGSVCPGFENFTRSCVNGGTRRLRLDLADLQSLDMDGVNALLRVRELLTVSGGRLVLTNANAHVMSVLRMFAEPLLATETSVVLGAGTTRAAGQARSRQAGSRLARSRQSLAG
- a CDS encoding GreA/GreB family elongation factor — its product is MTSTLPARTARKSTRKSAGVAPPAAESVPAPTATADAVEHAIRVRLDDLKAQCAEALAQYTPPGSCGDAADRCANVELAITIEDLQARITELELMLQAPKSLRQPRRAGRKSRPAGSVQVGSQVQLSFDGGRSRETFVLLPHELALGDDEVVTPNSPLGQALQGAVPGVQVSYRAANRTTITVEVIAVDGQEFTPQSAKSA
- a CDS encoding SDR family oxidoreductase, which codes for MRTLEQRAVLITGGGSGLGRAISRRLAAGGAHPVVADVDLKGAEETVRLVSDAGGSASSCLLDVTDPASVAEAIDTTAARFGERFDALVNNAGTDRGAGILDISDQQWQDVLAVNQSGPLYTTRQFLKTLGAEERRYPADVVNVISISAITVGADAAAYNSSKAALAMLTKIMQREAYEYRWPARIHGLMPSAMNTPMMDQWQLSQEVMMDPDTVASAVEFMLTLPPDTFVQNLVINSRREPGWPR